A genomic region of Bactrocera dorsalis isolate Fly_Bdor chromosome 3, ASM2337382v1, whole genome shotgun sequence contains the following coding sequences:
- the LOC105226665 gene encoding vacuolar protein-sorting-associated protein 25 — protein sequence MMTEFEWPWEYTFPPFFTLQPHEETRNQQIKVWSDLFLRYLKYLNKFQVNINENTFPLFNNDAIKRRLSPETITVILEQLQRTGHAAPLDKRRIEWQVYSYTLEEYANMVYDWIQQTGQLNTICTLYEIASGENSEGTEFHGVDEAVLLNAFRTLENKGKCEVVQLDDSFGIKFF from the coding sequence CTTACAACCACATGAAGAAACACGTAATCAGCAAATTAAAGTGTGGTCCGATCTTTTCTTGCGCTACctcaaatatttaaacaaatttcaagTGAACATTAATGAAAATACATTCCCACTTTTTAACAATGACGCCATTAAACGACGTTTATCGCCTGAAACAATAACAGTGATATTGGAGCAACTGCAACGTACTGGGCATGCAGCGCCATTGGACAAACGACGTATAGAGTGGCAAGTATATAGCTATACACTGGAAGAGTATGCGAATATGGTTTACGATTGGATACAACAGACGGGACAATTGAATACGATTTGTACATTATATGAGATTGCGTCGGGTGAGAACTCAGAGGGGACAGAATTTCATGGTGTAGATGAGGCTGTGCTACTAAATGCGTTTCGCACACTGGAAAATAAAGGCAAATGTGAGGTGGTGCAGTTGGACGATAGTTTCGGCATCAAATTCTTTTAA